Sequence from the Phaeodactylum tricornutum CCAP 1055/1 chromosome 20, whole genome shotgun sequence genome:
CTGGAACATCGATCGGTTCTGATGACGGCACGAATGCCAATCCTCTTCTCCGGCAGCGCTGCGAACCACAGGAACAGAAGTCTACGTTCCAGTCACAAAGCGAGCAACGACGGTGCCCGCCATTTCAGCAGCAGAATTCCACGGAATCACGAAACGTCGAAtctgacgaagacgatgcgaTTGCACCCACCCCGTTGAGCGAAATTCGTGCCAAACATTTTCGCATGCAGACTTCACAAGCATCCACTGAACCGCCTTCCCCTCAGGTTCCGCACGCTCAGTTGCCTAAATCAAGCAACACTGGgtcatcttcttcctctaTGCAATCATTTCATCACCAACCCATTCAGCCACAGTTACAACATCAGTACCAGCAGCCAAGGCAGCAACCTATTCTTCCGTCTCCATCGCTGTCGGCGCCATTTCTGCTTCCGTCAACTATGATGCCGCCCTCATTATTAGCTAGCGTTTACACGTCCTCGACGAAAGCAACTTCGGAAACTGGGCAACCAAAAAAGAAGCCGGTGTGTGCTGTCTCCTCCAAGTCGGCTAGTGCTGCGCGTACCGAAACACCCCAGCAAGTATTGGAGCGCATTTTGACGAGTCGAGGATACGGAAGCGATATTCGAATCAAAGCAGAGCAATCCAACTACGATGCAATGCCATCGCCTTTGCAATTGGCGTCGTTTGGTACGGAGCTGGTCAAGGCCATTCACACGTCGGATGTGGACAAGCTATCCTCCTTGCTAGCTTGTGGTCTGTCTCCGAATCCTTGCAACCAGTTCCGAGACTCCATTGTGGATCTGGTATGCAAACGTGGTAGCGCGGACATATTTCGTTGCCTGGTCGATTACGGTTGCGATTTGCGCGTTTGCGACGGGTTCGGGCGTACGCCGTTGCACCATGCTTGCTGGGGCAGCGCTTTTCACCCCGAAATTGCCAACAGTATTCTCCGCAACGACGCGCAGCAAATCCTGATGGAAGACAAGCGTGGTCAAACGCCACTGGAGTACGTCCGGGAAGCGCAAGCCGGCGACTGGATAGACTTTCTGGAGAGTCACAAGGACGAGTATTTTCCGGCTGGCGGTGCGTTGCCGGCGGCACGAGACATTCGGGACTCTCGACCGAACGGATCGTTACCGAATCCACTCAACGCCTTGCCTTTGGCTTTGGCGGGGGCGTTGTCGTCGGGGCAAATCACGCCAGAGAAAGTCAGCGCCATGAGTGCCGAAGAGCGGGGTCGCTACAATCAGCGTTAATTGTATAAGGCGGCTCAACACGTGTGCCTCTGGTGGTGCGGAGAACCAACCTGTATGCGGAAGAATGTGGCATTGTCAAACTTTCTTTTATCAGCAGACActtcttttttctctttgctAGAACTAGCCGATAGTAGTATACGCATGGCTAATATGGATAAAAATGTGTGTAATAGTatagttaactgtaagcgttTAGGAAAAGACGGCCGACTCGGCCGGAACAGTCGCCAACTTGTGACTGACTCCCGTCTCTTGCAGAGCCTGTTCGTGTTTGCGGGACTTGCGTCGTTCCTTGCGCTTACTGAGTGCCTTGGTCGCCATGGCGCCGCCCACTCCACCGGCAATACCGCCCACCGGGCCCAGAGCAATC
This genomic interval carries:
- a CDS encoding predicted protein, whose amino-acid sequence is MSDPTSSFQNPFGNMPNSPIFTADQLKALQQQFQMNLNNNTGLPQNQTNTDSEMEAQPSSSVAAKHSTAKHSTGPSSTSSSSDANHSNHHGQASSTQQQSHQQPFFVMTQIPIQATPFAYSSSMSSDTHVVQPSPQVQPSPQLQALQEQQRQFLQNYQSNPSASPMPQPTPQFQALQQQVRQQQEQQKKEFQLYQSQQAWEPHFENRSGNSDNHQHQQQHTETNHAKQSQASHNNRQQRPKEMQQQYQHQNSGIQPEAETSSNVVPSTSSNNTNFMLQQLMKNAYAAHQQQQQQNPNQMYPTQSQQQTIQQTSDNTLGTILSNSHTKNVGSESDSSNNRRLLLGSTVKPVQREESNMNVDFWKQFWDDEEKTSATSSDLNNTLSMQNSKRTFSDAMGDGSGTSIGSDDGTNANPLLRQRCEPQEQKSTFQSQSEQRRCPPFQQQNSTESRNVESDEDDAIAPTPLSEIRAKHFRMQTSQASTEPPSPQVPHAQLPKSSNTGSSSSSMQSFHHQPIQPQLQHQYQQPRQQPILPSPSLSAPFLLPSTMMPPSLLASVYTSSTKATSETGQPKKKPVCAVSSKSASAARTETPQQVLERILTSRGYGSDIRIKAEQSNYDAMPSPLQLASFGTELVKAIHTSDVDKLSSLLACGLSPNPCNQFRDSIVDLVCKRGSADIFRCLVDYGCDLRVCDGFGRTPLHHACWGSAFHPEIANSILRNDAQQILMEDKRGQTPLEYVREAQAGDWIDFLESHKDEYFPAGGALPAARDIRDSRPNGSLPNPLNALPLALAGALSSGQITPEKVSAMSAEERGRYNQR